AATGTTCGGTACGCATCCGTCTCGCTCAGCCGTCCCTCGCGCACGATCCATTCCAGCACGGGCGGCACTTCCCACGCGGAGCGGTCGATCTCGGCCCGATACCCTTTCGGCAGCACGCGCGGGACGTTTTCGATCAATCCGCCGCCGGTGATATGCGCTCCCGCCTTCACCTCAAACTGTTTCATCAGTTCCAGAAACGGTCGGACATAGATTTTGGTGGGGGTGAGCAGCACTTCTCCGACAGTGGCCCCGCCCCACGGAACCGTGTCGTGCAAACGATCCGGATTTCCCTCCAGCAACACTTTGCGCACCAACGAGAAGCCGTTGCTGTGAATCCCGCTGGAAGCCAGCCCGATCAGTACATCACCGGGAACGATGTTCTCTCCCGTCAACAAACGGTCCCGCTCCACGGCACCCACGCAAAAACCGGCCACATCGTATTCACCTGCGCCGTACATCCCCGGCATTTCCGCCGTTTCACCGCCGATCAGCGCGCATCCCGCCTCTTGGCAACCGTCGGCGATCCCTTTGACGATCGCTTCCGCCTGAGCGGGATTCAATTTGCCTGTTGCCAGATAATCGAGGAAAAAGAGCGGTTCCGCTCCCTGCACCACCACATCGTTGACGCACATGGCCACGCAATCGATCCCGATGGTGTCATGTTTCTCCATCGCAAACGCGATCTTCAATTTGGTCCCCACACCGTCAGTGGAAGAAACCAACACCGGGTTCCGATAGGAAGGAAGGGAGAACAGCCCGCCGAAACCGCCCAAGCCCCCGATCACTTCGGGTCTCATCGTCCGCTTCACATGGGATTTGATTCGTTCCACCGTTTCATTGCCCGCGTCGATGTCCACACCGGCCGCGCGGTATGCGTCGCTCATCGTTCTCCCTCCAATACCAGACTCTCCTCCACCAGCGTCGGGTAGTTCCCGTCAAAACAGGCCAGGCAGTGGCCCCGGTCGGGTTCCCCGCTCGGGCGGCCGATCGCTTCCAGCATGCCTTCCTTGCTCAGGAACACGAGACTGTCCGCCCCGATCAATTGGCGGATTTCCTCGACCGAGTGAGAGGCGGCGATCAACTGTTTCCGATCCGATGTGTCGATCCCGTAGTAGCAAGGGAATCGCACCGGCGGAGAGCTGATGCGCACATGCACTTCCGTTGCGCCTGCTTCACGCAGGAGATTGACGATCTGACGGCTGGTCGTCCCGCGAACGAGCGAATCATCCACCATGACGACCCGTTTGCCTTCCACCACTTTGCGAACGGCGCTCAACTTCATCTTGACGCCTTGTTCACGCAGTTCCTGACTCGGTTGGATGAAGGTGCGGCCCACATACCGGTTTTTGATCAAGCCCAGCTCATACGGGATTCCGGTCGCTTCCGCATACCCGATCGCCGCGGAAATGCTGGAGTCCGGCACACCGGTGACCACATCGGCTTCGACGGGCGCTTCCTTGGCCAGTTGCTGGCCGAGCCGTTTCCGCGCCGCATGCACGTTGATGCCGCCGATGTCGCTGTCCGGGCGGGCAAAATAGATGTATTCAAACGAGCATACCGCCCGCCGCGCCGGCGGGGCGAACCGGTCAACGCGCATCCCGCCGTCATCGATGATCAGCATCTCGCCCGGTTCGACCTCCCGCACGTATTCCGCACCGATCACGTCCAACGCGCACGTCTCGGAAGCGAACACGATCGCATCTCCCAATCGTCCCAAGGAAAGCGGACGCAACCCATGGGGATCAGATGCGGCAATCAACTGTTCATTGGTCAAAATCAACAGGGCAAACCCGCCCACCACCTGATTCAACGCTTCCTTGACCGCATCCACCAGATTGGTATGGCGGGAACGGGCGATCAGATGGGGAATCACTTCCGTGTCGGTCGTCGTCTGGAAGATGGAACCTTCCCGCTCCAATGCCCTGCGCAACCGTTGCGCGTTGACCAGGTTGCCGTTGGTGCACAACGCCAGTTCACCCGCGGCATAGTTGAACACCAGCGGTTGAGCGTTAATGATCCCGCTTTCGCCGGTGGTGGAATAACGAACGTGACCGATGGCCGTGTGTCCCGTCAATTTGGCCAGCACATCTCCTTGGAACACCTCGGTCACCAGTCCCATTCCCCGGTGATGGCGAAACTTGGTCCCGTCGGTCGTGACGATGCCGGCGCTTTCCTGCCCGCGATGCTGGAGCGCGTGCAAACCGTAATACGTCAATTGCGCGGCCGACGGATGACCGATGACGGCGAACACCCCGCACTCTTCTTTCAGTTCGTCGAAGATGCATTCATCGCGCATGGTATCGCTCCTTCCCACAGAGCGGTCAAATCGCCCACCGGCATATCGATCGCCTGCACGTCGTTGACCGTCACCCGCAGCTGTTGCCCACCGACCCGACCGATGCGCCGGAGGGGGACGCCGTATTCGTCGGCCAGCGATGCCAATGCGGAGGCATGGTCCTCAGACACACTGAGCAACACACGGGACTGACTTTCGCTGAAGAGGAACGTTGTTGCCGACAATGTTGTCTCGATCTCCACTTGCGCACCGCGATTGCCGCTGATACAGGATTCAGCCAGGGCCACGGCCAATCCGCCTTCGGACAGATCGTGTGCCGAGGCCACCCAACCTTTTCGGATCGCTGCCAAGGTGAAATCCTGCACCCGTTTTTCCTTTTCCAGATCGATGCGCGGCGGACGTCCGGCGATGCGCCCCGTCACCGCTATTTGCAATTCACTGCCGCCCAATTCGTCCAATGTCTCTCCCGCCAGGAAAATCACATGACCGTCCTCTTTGAACGCTTGCGTGGTGATGTGCTCCCGTTTCTCGATCAACCCGACCATGCCGACCACGGGAGTGGGCAACACCGCTTGACCGTTGCTCTCATTGTACAGGCTGACGTTGCCGCCGATCACCGGTGTATTCAGCGTACGGCACGCAGCGCTCATGCCGTCGATCGCCCGGGACATTTGCCAGTAGATTTCCGGTTTTTCCGGGTTGCCGAAGTTCAGGCAATCGGTAATCCCGATCGGCTCCGCACCGGAGCAAACCACGTTGCGTGCCGCTTCGGCCACGGCGATGGCACCGCCCTGTTCGGGATCGAGGTAGACATAACGACCGTTGGCATCCGTGCACATGGCCAAAGCTTTCTCCGTACCGTGCAATACGATCACCGCCGCATCCGAACCCGGACGTACCGCTGTGGAAGTGCGCACCATGTGATCGTATTGGCGGTAGATCCATTTCTTGCTCGCCACCGTCGGAGAGGCCAGCACCCGCTTCACGGCGTCTTGCGGATCAATGTCCTTCAGCTCGCCACTGGCGTCGAAATCGGCAAAGCTGCGATAATATTCCGGCTCCCGTGCTTCCCGTACGTAAACGGGTGCGTCATCCACCAACGTGTTCACCGGGATATCGGCCACCCATTCACCCCGGTGGCGCAGTCGCAGACGACCGTCATCCGTCACGCGTCCGATCACGGCGGAGTTGAGACCCCACTTGTCGAACACGCGCTTCACTTCTTCTTCGCGCCCTTTTTCCACGACCAACAACATGCGCTCCTGCGATTCGGACAGCATGATCTCATACGGTGTCATACCGGCCTCGCGCTGGGGAACCCGATCCAGGTCCAGTTCCATTCCACAGCCTCCTTTGGCCGCCATTTCGGAGCTGGAGCAGGTCAACCCGGCCGCCCCCATGTCCTGGATGCCGATCAGAATGCCCATTTCCACCAATTCCATGCAGGCTTCCAACAGGAGCTTCTCCATAAAGGGATCGCCCACTTGCACGGACGGACGTTTCTCCTCCGATTCTTCGCTCAGCTCTTCGGATGCGAAGGTTGCGCCGTGAATGCCATCGCGTCCCGTGCTGGCACCGACGTAAATCACCGGGTTGCCGACGCCTTTGGCCACCCCTTTTTGCAAATGATCATGAGGCAAAATGCCGACACACATCGCGTTGACCAACGGATTGCCTTCGTAACGCGCATCAAACGCCACTTCGCCGCCCACAGTCGGAATCCCGATCGAGTTGCCGTAATTGGCGATCCCCGCCACCACGCGTTCCAACAGATACCGCACACGGGGGGAGTTCAGCTCGCCGAAGCGAAGCGAATTGAGCAATGCCACCGGACGGGCGCCCATCGAAAACACATCGCGGATGATGCCGCCCACTCCGGTTGCCGCACCTTGGAACGGCT
Above is a genomic segment from Polycladomyces zharkentensis containing:
- the purM gene encoding phosphoribosylformylglycinamidine cyclo-ligase; the encoded protein is MSDAYRAAGVDIDAGNETVERIKSHVKRTMRPEVIGGLGGFGGLFSLPSYRNPVLVSSTDGVGTKLKIAFAMEKHDTIGIDCVAMCVNDVVVQGAEPLFFLDYLATGKLNPAQAEAIVKGIADGCQEAGCALIGGETAEMPGMYGAGEYDVAGFCVGAVERDRLLTGENIVPGDVLIGLASSGIHSNGFSLVRKVLLEGNPDRLHDTVPWGGATVGEVLLTPTKIYVRPFLELMKQFEVKAGAHITGGGLIENVPRVLPKGYRAEIDRSAWEVPPVLEWIVREGRLSETDAYRTFNMGIGMVVILPADQAEEALSVLREMGETAHLIGRIAEGAGGIRWIGGGET
- the purF gene encoding amidophosphoribosyltransferase codes for the protein MRDECIFDELKEECGVFAVIGHPSAAQLTYYGLHALQHRGQESAGIVTTDGTKFRHHRGMGLVTEVFQGDVLAKLTGHTAIGHVRYSTTGESGIINAQPLVFNYAAGELALCTNGNLVNAQRLRRALEREGSIFQTTTDTEVIPHLIARSRHTNLVDAVKEALNQVVGGFALLILTNEQLIAASDPHGLRPLSLGRLGDAIVFASETCALDVIGAEYVREVEPGEMLIIDDGGMRVDRFAPPARRAVCSFEYIYFARPDSDIGGINVHAARKRLGQQLAKEAPVEADVVTGVPDSSISAAIGYAEATGIPYELGLIKNRYVGRTFIQPSQELREQGVKMKLSAVRKVVEGKRVVMVDDSLVRGTTSRQIVNLLREAGATEVHVRISSPPVRFPCYYGIDTSDRKQLIAASHSVEEIRQLIGADSLVFLSKEGMLEAIGRPSGEPDRGHCLACFDGNYPTLVEESLVLEGER
- the purL gene encoding phosphoribosylformylglycinamidine synthase subunit PurL produces the protein MSEPTPEMIRDQKLYREMGLTEEEYQQVIGHLGRLPNWTETGIYSVMWSEHCSYKNSKPLLRRFPTEGPRVLQGPGEGAGVIDIGDGQAVVFKIESHNHPSAIEPFQGAATGVGGIIRDVFSMGARPVALLNSLRFGELNSPRVRYLLERVVAGIANYGNSIGIPTVGGEVAFDARYEGNPLVNAMCVGILPHDHLQKGVAKGVGNPVIYVGASTGRDGIHGATFASEELSEESEEKRPSVQVGDPFMEKLLLEACMELVEMGILIGIQDMGAAGLTCSSSEMAAKGGCGMELDLDRVPQREAGMTPYEIMLSESQERMLLVVEKGREEEVKRVFDKWGLNSAVIGRVTDDGRLRLRHRGEWVADIPVNTLVDDAPVYVREAREPEYYRSFADFDASGELKDIDPQDAVKRVLASPTVASKKWIYRQYDHMVRTSTAVRPGSDAAVIVLHGTEKALAMCTDANGRYVYLDPEQGGAIAVAEAARNVVCSGAEPIGITDCLNFGNPEKPEIYWQMSRAIDGMSAACRTLNTPVIGGNVSLYNESNGQAVLPTPVVGMVGLIEKREHITTQAFKEDGHVIFLAGETLDELGGSELQIAVTGRIAGRPPRIDLEKEKRVQDFTLAAIRKGWVASAHDLSEGGLAVALAESCISGNRGAQVEIETTLSATTFLFSESQSRVLLSVSEDHASALASLADEYGVPLRRIGRVGGQQLRVTVNDVQAIDMPVGDLTALWEGAIPCAMNASSTN